CCCGAGTCACCTGCCATTCCCCGCCATTCCGACCTCCCCACCCTGACCCCACCCGGATCCTCCGTcagcccctgccctgctcagCCTCTGCCTTGCCTGCAGCCTGCCAGTGCAGCCCCGAGGGCTCGCTCAGCAGCCTGTGCGAAGGGGTCAGCGGGCAGTGCCCCTGCCGAGCCGGTGCCTTTGGGCTCCGCTGCGACCGCTGCCAGCGTGGCCAGTGGGGATTCCCCAGCTGCCGGCCTTGTGTCTGCAACGGCCACGCAGACGAATGTGACAGCCACACGGGCGCTTGCCTGGGCTGCCGTGACCACACAGGGGGTGAGCGCTGTGAAAGGTGAGCCCTGGGCAGCTCTGAGTGGGCTGGTAGGGGGGCCGGCTACTCAGGGATGACATGTCTCTTCCTGCCCCTCAACGCAGGTGCATTGCTGGCTTCCACGGGGACCCTCGGCTGCCATATGGGGGCCAGTGCCGGCCCTGTCCCTGCCCTGAAGGCCCTGGGAGCCGGCGGCACTTTGCTACTTCCTGCCATCGGGATGGGTACTCCCAGCAGATCATGTGCCACTGCAGGGCAGGCTACACGGGTGAGTGGGTAAGGTACAGGCGTGGGCTGAGGGTGAGGCAGCTGGGCCGAACACTCATACCTTCCACCTGACTGTGGGCAGGGCTGCGGTGCGAAGCTTGTGCCCCTGGGCACTTTGGGGACCCATCAAGGCCAGGTGGCCAGTGCCAACCGTGTGAATGCAGTGGAAACATTGATCCCACGGACCCTGATGCCTGTGATCCCCATACGGGGCAATGCCTGCGCTGCTTACACCACACAGAGGGGCCACACTGTGCCCACTGCAAGCCCGGCTTCCATGGGCAGGCTGTCCGACAAAGCTGTCACCGTGAGTGTGAGATGGGAGGGGATGGCTGGGGTGAGTGTCCATTGCTTGGGCTCCCCTTGACTAGTATGCTCATCCTGTCTGGCACAGGCTGCACCTGCAACGTACTAGGCACAGATCCCCAGCAGTGCCCATCCTCTGACCAATGCAACTGTGACCCAAGCAGTGGGCAGTGCCCATGCCTCCCAAATGTCCAGGGCCTTAGCTGTGACCGTTGTGCCCCCAACTTCTGGAATCTTACCAGTGGCCGTGGTTGCCAGCCGTGTGCCTGCCATCCACATCGAGCCAGAGGACCCACCTGCAACGAGGTATGGGACCTTCCTATAGATCCCTGGGTAGATGGGACCGGGACCAGCTGACTTCCTCCAGCTCAAGGGCTCAGCCTATGATTGAAGCTCTGGTCTCTGCTTTATTCCCACTACAGTTCACAGGGCAGTGCCACTGCCATGCCGGATTTGGTGGGCAGACCTGTGCTGAGTGCCAGGAGCTTCACTGGGGAGACCCTGGGTTGCAGTGCCGTGGTGAGCAAGCCCGGGGGgccagggtgggtgggggacTTCCCAGGATGCCCCACTAATACCTAACTCTGCGGTCTGCACTTTCTTGCAGCCTGTGATTGCGACCCTCGTGGGATAGACACACCTCAGTGTCATCGCTCCACAGGCCACTGCAGCTGCCGCCCAGGCGTATCTGGAGTACGCTGTGACCAGTGTGCCCGTGGCTTCACTGGTGTCTTTCCTGCCTGCCACCCCTGCCATGCATGCTTCGGTGACTGGGACCGAGTGGTGCAGGACTTGGCTGCCCGTACACggcgcctggagcagagggtgCAGGAGCTGCAGCAGACGGGCGTGCTGGGTGCCTTTGAGAGTAGCTTCTGGCGCATACAGGAGAAGCTGGGCACTGTGCAGGGGATTGTGCGTGCCCGTAACACCTCAGCTGCCTCCACTGCACAGCTTGTGGAGGCCACAGAGGAGCTGCGGTGCGGATGGGCCTCAGATATGTGGTGGGAAGGGGCAGTGGCCCAGCGGACTGGGGCTAAAGTCACTACAAatacctccctcccctctgacacaGGCGTCAGATTGGGGAGGCCACTGAGCGTCTGACCCAGCTGGAGGCAGAGCTGACCGCTGTGCAGGATGAGAACTTTAATGCCAACCATGCACTAAGCAGCTTGGAGAGAGACGGGCTTGCACTTAATCTCACACTGCGGCAGCTTGACCAGCATCTGGACCTCCTGAAGCATTCCAACTTCCTGGGTAAGTTGGTGGCCAACTATGCAGGTTGGCCAACTATGCAGGGCCAGGGTCGATCTTCTACTGACTGCCCGTCTCTGCCCAACTTAGGTGCCTATGACAGCATCCGCCACGCGCATGGCCTGTCTGCAGAGGCAGAACGTCGTGCCAATACATCAGCCCTGACAGTGCCCAGCCCTGTGAGCAACTCAGCTAACACTCGGCACCGGACAGAGGTGCTGATGGGTGCCCAGAAGGAGGACTTTCACCGCAAGCACATGGCCAACCAGCAGGCACTGGGAGAGCTCTCCACCCTAGCTCACAGCCTGAGCCTGACAGGCATAAATGAACTGGTGAGTCATAAACATGAGGTGGGACATGTGGGGACAGCTGCTCCTTCCACAGGGCCCTGACTTGTTCTGTGCCTGGCAGGTGTGTGGGGCCCCAGGGGACGCACCCTGCGCTACAAGCCCCTGTGGAGGTGCTGGCTGTCGGGACGAGGATGGGCAGCCCCGCTGCGGAGGCCTCAGCTGCAGTGGGGCAGTAGCCATGGCAGACCTGGCGCTGGGTCGAGCCCGGCACACACAGACAGAACTGCAGCGGGCACTGGCAGAAGGTGGTGGCATCCTCAGCCAGGTGGCAGAGACTCGTCGGCAGGCAGGCGAGGCACAACAGCGAGCCCAGGAGGCCCTGGACAAAGCTAATGCTTCCAGGGGACAGGTGGAGCAGGCCAACCAGGAACTGCGGGAACTCATCCAGAGTGTGAAGGACTTCCTGAGCCGTGAGCCTCCCATGTGGCCCAGGCCATGTGGTTGTTTCCCTTGTCTGTGTCCCTGGGTTCATACTTGTGTCAGGTCCTGTATTGGACCTCTGCTTATGACCCATGTCTGGCCCCTGAGCCCTTGCCCATTTGTGGTCTTCTAGTCCATGACCCTGAGTCTGTGCCCCACATATAGTTCCTGTCCTTATGGTTACATCCTTATGCTTATTAGCCAACCCACATTCCATGAGCAGTCCCTGAGTCCATATCCCAAGATTGTGTCCACATACTGATGCTGGGAATGTGTCTCTAATCCCTTGACTGTGTTCTCATAGAGGAAGGGGCTGATCCCGATAGCATTGAGGTGGTGGCCACAAGGGTGCTACAGCTCTCCATCCCAGCATCACCTGAGCAGATCCAGCACCTGGCTAGCGAGATTGCAGAGCGAGTCCGGAGCCTGGCAGATGTGGACACAATCCTAGCACGCACTGTGGGAGATGTGCATCGGGCAGAACGGCTACTACAAGATGCACAGCGGGCACGGTCTGACCCCAACCCTGACCCTCATCCTTGGCACTTAGTCCTGATACTTGCAGGCCatgattctctctctttcccaggaGCCGGGCTGAAGGTGAGAAACAGAAGGCAGAGACAGTACAGGCGGCGCTGGAGGAAGCCCAGCGGGCACAGGGTGCTGCTCATGGTGCTATCCAGGGGGCAGCGGTTGACACACGTGACACAGAACAGACCCTGCACCAGGTGTGGTCTCTGGAATATCAATGGGACAAGGTTATGGGCATGCTTCATTGGCCCGTTTAACCCTGGGCCCACCCATGGCAGGTGCAGGAGAGGATGACAGGTGCAGAGCAAGCACTGAGCTCTGCGGGCGAGCGGGCTCAGCAACTGGATGGTCTCCTGGAGGCTCTGAAATTGAAACGAGCAGGAAATAGCCTGGCAGCCTCTAGTGCTGAAGAAACAGCAAGCAATGCCCAGGGTCGTGCCAGGGAGGCTGAGAAGGTAGACTGAGGCAGAACCAACTAAAGGGGGTGATAGTCGGGGCTGGGTCTCCACTGGGCCACAGTGACCCTGCCCTCTATATTCCCAGATACTGGAGGGCCCACTAGGCGACCAATATCAAACAGTGAAGGCCCTGGCTGAGCGCAAGACCCAAGGTGTTTTGGCCGCGCAGGCGCGGGCAGAGCAACTGCGGGATGAGGCTCGGGGCTTGTTACAGGCGGCTCAGGACAAGCTGCAGCGGCTGCAAGGTAAGGGTGGGGTCCGGTGGACACCAGAGATGTGGGCTTCGGGAATAGAATCCTTGAGCTGAGACCTGCCTCTCTTAGAGCTGGAGGGCACCTATGAGCAGAACGAGCGAGCATTGGAAGGTAAAGCGGCCCAGCTGGATGGGCTGGAGGCCAGGATGCGCAGCGTACTTCAAGACATCAACTTGCAGGTCCAGATCTACAACACCTGCCAGTGACCCCTGCCCGAGCCCACCCCCGTCTCCAGCCCCATCCCGCACGAGTTACTGCCTATGCACGGAACGGTTCCCAACCGGGCAAGGCCCCAATAAACCGGCGTGAATCCCTACTTTGTTGTCTGGACTCTGATTTGTGGAGGGCGGGGTCTCTGGGCGGAACGTCAAGGCTGACACCAGCAGGGCACCGGAGCCCCGCCTCCTCATTTTGGGCCGCCCCGGAGCTGCCTGTCGCCGCGTGCCCGCCGGAAGTGCGTCATCGCCTCGGCTTTCAGCCACCTGGGGTCGTAACTAGAAGTAGAAACAAAACAAGCAGCCGAGGCGGTAGCGGGGGCGCCGGGACGGGGGAGGGGCGCGCCGGAACCGGAACCGACCTGACGCCGGAACCGGAACCGAGAGCGAGTTGCCAGGGCCCGAAGAGGCCTGGCGGCGACGGTCTCGCTCGGTGAGTGGGGCGGGCAGCTACTCGCCTGTTTGGCCGGGGCGGAGAGGCCGGGAAGCGGCCCAGGCGGCCTGTCCAAGGTCACGGGCCGTGCCAGCCCCCGCCCCTCGAGCCCCGGGGCATGCCGGGCCTACCGATGCAGGTGGGGCAGTGTGCTACGCCGGTGGCGGGCCTCCCTCCTCTGAAAGGGCTGGCGGCGAGCGAGGtcggcttcctggaggaggcggtGGCGGGCCCAGGGTTCGGAGGCTGGAGCTGGGTTGCAGCCCGGCCTGGGCGCTGGCCTGCGGTCAGTAACCCGGCACGGCCCTATTAGGCCGGCATGGGGAGGGACGCGACCTTCGGCTGGGGCCTAGGTGCAAAGAGGAGAAAGCTGTCCGCTCTGCCTCTGGGCCTGTCGTCATTAAAGATCCAGCCAACTAGTCACACTTCTGACCCGTAGAAGGATACCTGCCCCACATCCACCCTAGGAAACAGAGCTAGTGACTGTCCTACTATCTCAGGCCCCGCTTGAGGCAGCCAGGGGTCCTAGATACATAGTTCATCCCCATGCTTTTCTCAGTTTGGAGAACTTTATTTTGGATGGAGAAACTGCCCTGAATTCACTGGGGGTCTGTGGGAAACGGGGTGGAAGGCCTCTGGCTTAGCTGGTGAGTGGACCTGAGAAGAAAGGGGATGGTATCAGTTTCAGTCCAAACTGTGTGCCCACCCTGCTGTGGCTGTAGGGCAAGGTGGCTGTTGAAAGGGTAATGTGACATCTGGATACCCTTTTCACCCAGCTTTTTCAGTCCCTTCTGCTTGGGACAGCGGCTGGAGAGAGTAATCTCTCCTGGGATTTAGGGGAAGAAATGCAAGCCATGTATGGGAGCAGGTTTACAAGAGAGTGGGAGCTGGCAGGTGAGGCGCCTTAGCCTCAGAACCTTGCCTGGGCAGTGGTAGCACCTGTCTGGGTCCGTTTTTAGCCACAGAGCCTGGTCCTCCTGCTGCTTGTCTCTTCCTGTCTtgccttcctcctccacctcctacTTCTCGGGTGGTGACTAAGCAGCCAGTGAGAGTGAGGAAAAGTGAGCACCCTATGGGCTGGAGCCATGGCTCCTTTCCAGATTGGTAGAGGAATCTGGTCCCAGGACATGGCTGCCTTGACCTGGTGTCTCCTCCTCATTGACGCTTCCATCTTCGCCATTCTGTATAGCAGCCACGTATGGGGCTCAGCCCGAAGTAGTTGCTGCTACTTGCATTATTTATTCCCCCTTCAGAATAGTCTCAGAGTGCCCAGGACTACGTCAAATGGTAGAGGGATGTTGTTTTGTAGGGTTAGGAGTATCCCAGGTTGCTGAGCTCTGGCTGTAACTGAAGAACAGGTAGGTGGGCCCTGGTAGTGATCCCTGGTCCCTTGTTGTTAGGCTGTTGGTTCCTTGCTAGAGAATTTGGCCACAAAGAGTTGCCAAGATAGCTGGGCCAAGAAGAAAGCGCCGTAGCCCTGACCCAGACGCTGTTGCCGACTCTGGGGCACTCTGGCTGTCGACCAAGCGGCTCAAGATGTCTGGCGGGGCTAGTGCTACAGGCCCAAGAAGAGGGCCCCCAGGACTGGAGGAGGCCACCAGTAAGAAGAAGCAGAAGGATCGAGCAAACCAGGAGAACAAGGATGGAGATCCTAGGAGAGGTGGTAATGGCATTCCTCGAGTGCTTGTGGGcatctcctccctccctgttGCTCTTCTTTCTGTCCTGGTCTGATGCTGAGAGAAGGGCCCAAGGCAAGCTGGTTAGAGCCTCAGCTTTGAGGTTGGGGTACTTGGCTGAGATCCTAAAAATAGTGTTTGGTGGGGTGTGGGGTCTTGGAGGCTGCCTCCTCCTCATCCTTTACCTATTCCCTTTGTTGTCAGGGTCAGTGTCCACTCCTCGGGAGGAACAGACCAAAGACGGTGAGTAATGAGCAGGCCTTTTGCGTGCTATAGTGCTAGTGGGAAAGCGGGCACAGGAGGTATAGTCCTCATCTGGAGACCCTCACGGTCTTACTGTCTCTGTCCCTACAGAGTTGTTGCTTGATTGGAGGCAGAGTGCAGATGAAGTGATTGTCAAGCTGCGTGTAGGAGCGGGTCCCCTGCAGCTGGAGGAGGTGAATGCTGCTTTCACGAACACAGACTGTGTGGTGCGGCTTCCAGGTACGTCCTTCCCGCCTGAGCCCAGCAGTATATTGAGTCCCCTGATGTGCCCCATCCCAGCTCACTGCCTCACTCTATCTCCAGATGGTCGGCAGTGGGGTGGTGTTTTCTATGCTGAGATAGAAGGTTTTAGCGCCAAAGTGCAGGCTCGTAAAGGTGGCCTCCTGCAGCTGGCACTGCCCAAGAAGGTGCCTATGCTCACATGGCCCTCTCTCCTGGTAAGTTGCAGAGCAGAGCAGGGTAGGGTCGGGATACCCAATGTCATTGACAGGGCCTGATTGCTGTGTCTTTGGCAGAAGAAACCTCTGGGGACGCAGGAGTTGGTGCCAGGGCTGAAGTGCCAGGAGAATGGGCAGGAGTCGTCTCCCATTGCCCTGGAGCCGGGCCCTGAGCCCCGCCGGGCCAAGCAGGAGGCCCGGAACCAGAAGCGGGCCCAGGGCCGTGGTGAGGTAGGGGCGGGGACTGGCCCTGGGGCCCAAGCGGGGCCCAGTGCCAAGAGGGCTGTGCATCTCCGAAGAGGGCCAGAAGGAGAAGGGTCCAGAGATGGCCCTGGACCCCAGGGCGATGCCCCCATCTTCctggctgagccaaccagccaggtgaGCGTACAGTGCCTGTGTGGGAGTtgggaggtggaggcagggtgTGGACTGCAGTGGGGGGGAGGCACCTGCCAGGCTAGCCCAGGATTGATCTTGCTCACAATCTCGCTGTGAATAGGCTGAGGCTGAGGAACAGCTCCGGGTACCACCATTGAACCCCCAGACCGGCCTCCTGGGCTCAGAGGAGAATCTAGCACTTTTGTCAGGAGAGAAGCCAGTGTCCCCCAGGAATGACCCAGTCTCTCCAGCCATGACCCGAAGCAGAGACCTTGAGAAAGGTGACCGTTCCAAAGAGGAGATGGCGCTGGCAGCAGATGCTGCGTCCTTGGTGGATGGTAAAGGTGGGGCTGGCAGTGGGTAGGCAGAACCCGATGTTGGGCtgcagggtgggtgggtgggtagggagTAGACTAGAAACAGGTGGGAACCTGTCCTGGGTGGTGCTGAGCGGTGGTCTCAACGTAGAGCCCGAGTCCATGGTGAGCCTGCCGTTTGTCAAGAACGACTCCTATGAGAAGGGGCCTGACTCGGTGGTGGTGCACGTGTACGTGAAGGAAATCTGCAGGGACATCTCTCGAGTGCTTTTCCGCGAGCAGGACTTCACCCTGATCTTCCagaccaggtgggtgggtggCAGGAGAGTGGCCAGACAGTGTGCTTCAGGCAGGACAGTGTTTCATGCTCTTCCTCCTGCCCTGCCATGCCTCAACAGGGACGGGAACTTCCTGAGACTGCACCCGGGCTGCGGGCCCCATACCATCTTCCGTTGGCAGGTGAAGCTCAGGTGGGTGGTGCCCAGCCCCACCACTGTGCCTGTCCCACTCTGGGCTCCGTCTCCTGGCGTATCTTGCCACACACCCATTCCACCTAAGTTCCTAAGTCCAGCTTTTTCCTGCAGGAACCTGATTGAGCCAGAGCAGTGTACCTTCTGCTTCACAGCTTCTCGCATTGACATTTGCCTCCGGAAGCGGCAGAGTCAACGCTGGGGGGGGCTGGAGGCCCCAGCTACACGAGGTCTGCACACGAGCTCCCTTCATTGCCCGGCCCACATGACCAGGACCTTCATCCCTTGCCACCTGCTGCTAACCACCAGCCCCCTCATTCCCCCTTTTTAAGGTGCAGTGGGTGGTGCAAAGGTTGCCGTGCCGACAGGCCCAACCCCTCTGGATTCAACGCCACCGGGAGGTGCCCCACACCCCCTGACGGTCCAGGAGGAAGCCCGGGCTGTGGAGAAGGAGAAACCGAAGACTCGATCTGAGGACACAGGCCTGGACGGTGTGGCAGCTCGTACCCCCATGGAACATGTCGCCCCAAAGCCAGAACCTCACTTGGCCTCAGTGAGACTCCTGGGGTCGGGAGGGCCAGGGATGGAGGGTGGAGAGCCGCAGGGCTGCTGTCTCATGCCCCTCTTGCTCCACAGCCCAAGCCCACATGCATGGTGCCTCCAATGCCCCACAGCCCTGTGAGTGGAGACAGtgtggaggaagaagaagaggaagagaagaaggtgtGTCTGCCAGGATTCACTGGCCTTGTCAATCTAGGCAACACCTGCTTCATGAATAGCGTCATTCAATCTCTGTCCAACACTCGGGAGCTCCGGGACTTCTTCCATGGTGAGAGCAGAGCCAGGAGCCCTGGGTTGTGGGCACGGGGTGTTTTCCCCTGCTCATACTTCTGTTTGCCTGCTGTCCCTAGACCGCTCCTTTGAGGCCGAAATCAACTATAACAACCCACTGGGGACAGGTGGGCGTCTAGCCATCGGCTTTGCCGTGCTGCTCCGGGCACTGTGGAAAGGCACCCACCATGCCTTCCAGCCTTCCAAGTTAAAGGTGATCTGTGGCCACTTCCTCCCTTGactggagagaatggggagggctGGTCAGCTGGTTGCGTGGTTGCGTGCAGGGACTCTGTGCTCACACATTTGATCCCTGCATCTAGGCCATTGTGGCGAGCAAGGCCAGCCAGTTCACGGGCTTTGCGCAGCATGATGCCCAGGAGTTCATGGCTTTTCTGCTGGATGGGCTGCATGAGGACCTGAACCGCATTCAGAATAAGCCCTACACGGAGACCGTGGACTCCGATGGCCGGCCCGACGAGGTCAGCAGAGGGGCAGAGGTGGCACATCTCGTGCATATCCCAGTGCCACCTCTCCTTGGTCCTCACCTCTTTTCCCCTCAGGTGGTGGCTGAGGAAGCATGGCAGAGACACAAGATGAGGAATGACTCTTTCATCGTGGACCTGTTCCAGGGCCAGTACAAGTCAAAGCTGGTGTGCCCCATGTGCGCCAAGGTATGTTGTGCTCCCCTAGAAAGAGACCCCTCCTTCGGCCTTGCCAGCCTGGTCAGATGGAAGTCAGAGGCATGTGCACCTCTAGGTGCTGCAGGGCAAGGGCCGGGCGGGGCAGCTGAGGGCAGGCCTTGGACTTCTGTGTGGGCTGCAGAGGTTGGCAGGTTAGGTTTCCTGGCTGAGGTGAACGTGAGGTTTGAGCTCAAAGACAGCCCGTAAGGGGAGGCAGCGGGGTGGGGGAGATCGAAAAGGCTCATGGGAGGCCACGGAGGGGCACACTGATAAGGTGACTAGACTAGGTAGGGTGTCAAGTGCCAGAAAGAGGGACTATTCTCTTTTGGTGGCCCTCCTGGGCTGTACAATGTCCTGAGAGTTTGCTGGCTGGCTGTGTGGCCCCGAGAGCCATTTGATGGCCTGCGCAGTGCCCCCTGTGCATCCGCAGGTCTCCATCACGTTTGACCCGTTCCTCTACCTGCCGGTGCCCTTGCCACAGAAGCAGAAGGTTCTGCCCGTCTTCTATTTTGCCCGGGAGCCCCACAGTAAGCCCATCAAGGTGAGGAGTAAGCTCCTACTGCCGGGGTGTCCTTGAGATCCTGGCCTGCCCACCCCATAGACTGCTCTCTCTGCCACAGTTCCTGGTGAGCATCAGCAAAGAGAACTCCAGTGCGAGCGAGGTGTTGGACTCCCTCTCCCAGAGTGTCCATGTGAAGCCCGAGAACCTGCGTCTGGCCGAGGCATGTCTGTCCTTCCCCCAGCTCTTAAGACTGTGGATTGTGTTCTTATAGCCCCAGACACCGGTGGGCGGTCACTGGCACCTGTACCCGGACACATGAGTGTGCACGTGACCGCATCAGAAGGGGTGGTGTGTTACTGGTTGAGGCCCAGTGGAAAGCAGGCGTCTGGGCTGTGCAGCACAGGGGCCTGTTCCCAGCCGCTGTCAGGGTTCACTGCCTCTTTGGCGGTGTCCTCCAACTGCTTTTCCCTTTGCAAACAAGGGAAGTGCGGGACTGGCCTTCCACCAGCTATAGTTCTTCCATCGGCTGCTCCTGCATATTGTCCCAGCTTTGTGTGCTGGTCTTCTCCAAAGGTCCCTAGTTTCCCGTGTGGCCGTGCTCTTTTCCTGAGAGGGCTGGGGGTAGGGAGGCACCTCCTTGGATGGGGCCGTCGGTGGTAACCACGGTGCAGTCTCAGCACAGCCCCTCTGAATGAGAGCACAGTAGAGACCCCCAGTGTGGAGGGCTGGTGTCGTTGACACCTGCTCCAGTCCTGGTCTGTCAGCATCTCTGAAGCACCAGGCTGCTTAGCTCAGTGGGCGCTAAAGCTGGTGCTAGTGGGGCCTCTGCTTCTATTGGGCCACagttcccacccctccccccacagacCCTGGATCAGAGCCAGGCCTTCTCCCTGTCCTCTGGGAAGGGCTCGTCATATAGAATCTGTGTGTTCTCTGTCTCAGGTGATTAAGAATCGTTTCCATCGTGTGTTCTTGCCCTCCCACTCCCTGGACACTGTGTCCCCATCGGACATACTCCTCTGCTTTGAGCTGTTGTCCCCAGAGCTGGCTAAGGAGCGGGTGGTGGTGCTCGAGGTGCAGCAGGTAAGTCAAGGCCAACCTGATGCCACAGGGTCTGGGGGGGGCATTCCCACCTGGCCTGGCCTTGCTGAGCCAGACACCCCACCCTAGCGCCCCCAGGTGCCCAGCATTCCCATCTCCAAGTGCGCAGCCTGCCAACGGAAGCAACAGTCCGAGGATGAGAAGCTGAAACGCTGTACTCGGTGCTACCGCGTGGGCTACTGCAACCAGTGAGGACCCCCAcggtctgcccctcccctcccgcctGCCACCCACCTCCCTTCCGCATGTTTTAAGCCTTGGAAGAGGCAGAACTGGCGTTTTCCAGGGCCAGAGGCTAGCCCCT
This window of the Saccopteryx bilineata isolate mSacBil1 chromosome 10, mSacBil1_pri_phased_curated, whole genome shotgun sequence genome carries:
- the USP19 gene encoding ubiquitin carboxyl-terminal hydrolase 19 isoform X12, which encodes MSGGASATGPRRGPPGLEEATSKKKQKDRANQENKDGDPRRGGSVSTPREEQTKDELLLDWRQSADEVIVKLRVGAGPLQLEEVNAAFTNTDCVVRLPDGRQWGGVFYAEIEGFSAKVQARKGGLLQLALPKKVPMLTWPSLLKKPLGTQELVPGLKCQENGQESSPIALEPGPEPRRAKQEARNQKRAQGRGEVGAGTGPGAQAGPSAKRAVHLRRGPEGEGSRDGPGPQGDAPIFLAEPTSQAEAEEQLRVPPLNPQTGLLGSEENLALLSGEKPVSPRNDPVSPAMTRSRDLEKGDRSKEEMALAADAASLVDEPESMVSLPFVKNDSYEKGPDSVVVHVYVKEICRDISRVLFREQDFTLIFQTRDGNFLRLHPGCGPHTIFRWQVKLRNLIEPEQCTFCFTASRIDICLRKRQSQRWGGLEAPATRGAVGGAKVAVPTGPTPLDSTPPGGAPHPLTVQEEARAVEKEKPKTRSEDTGLDGVAARTPMEHVAPKPEPHLASPKPTCMVPPMPHSPVSGDSVEEEEEEEKKVCLPGFTGLVNLGNTCFMNSVIQSLSNTRELRDFFHDRSFEAEINYNNPLGTGGRLAIGFAVLLRALWKGTHHAFQPSKLKAIVASKASQFTGFAQHDAQEFMAFLLDGLHEDLNRIQNKPYTETVDSDGRPDEVVAEEAWQRHKMRNDSFIVDLFQGQYKSKLVCPMCAKVSITFDPFLYLPVPLPQKQKVLPVFYFAREPHSKPIKFLVSISKENSSASEVLDSLSQSVHVKPENLRLAEVIKNRFHRVFLPSHSLDTVSPSDILLCFELLSPELAKERVVVLEVQQRPQVPSIPISKCAACQRKQQSEDEKLKRCTRCYRVGYCNQLCQKTHWPDHKGLCRPENIGYPFLVSVPASRLTYARLAQLLEGYARYSVSVFQPPFQPGRMALESQGPGCTSLHSTSSLEAGDSEREPISIQPPELQPVTPVAEGDTVVPRAWAAPDRVPAPSTSGISPEILASGPIEVGSLPAGERVSRPEAAVPGYQHPSEAMNSHTPQFFIYKIDASNREQRLEDKGDTPLDLGDDCSLALVWRNNERLQEFVLVASKELECAEDLGSAGEAARAGHFTLDQCLTLFTRPEVLAPEEAWYCPQCKQHREASKQLLLWRLPNVLIVQLKRFSFRSFIWRDKINDLVEFPVRNLDLSKFCIGQKEEQLPSYDLYAVINHYGGMIGGHYTACARLPNDRSSQRSDVGWRLFDDSTVTTVDESQVVTRYAYVLFYRRRNSPVERPPRAGTSEHLPDMGPAAEAAASQGLGPGPAPEVAPTRTAPERFAPPVDCPAPTYSNMEEVD